The following are encoded together in the Bacteroidota bacterium genome:
- a CDS encoding cell division protein ZapA, which produces MENLSITVKIAERTFRLKISPDEEERIRTAAKLINEKIKDYSNSYAYHDMQDLLSMVVLQFAVKTVQCEEKLSTVDDVWGERLEAIDKVLSDHTQ; this is translated from the coding sequence ATGGAAAATTTAAGCATAACTGTTAAGATTGCAGAAAGGACTTTCCGGTTAAAGATAAGTCCGGATGAAGAGGAAAGGATCAGAACAGCAGCAAAGTTAATTAATGAAAAAATAAAGGATTATTCAAACTCATACGCCTATCATGACATGCAGGATTTGTTATCCATGGTTGTTTTGCAATTTGCCGTAAAAACGGTTCAATGCGAAGAAAAACTGTCAACCGTGGATGATGTATGGGGAGAAAGGCTTGAGGCCATTGACAAAGTTTTATCAGATCACACACAATAA